One stretch of Rattus norvegicus strain BN/NHsdMcwi chromosome 12, GRCr8, whole genome shotgun sequence DNA includes these proteins:
- the Pop7 gene encoding ribonuclease P protein subunit p20, whose product MAENREPRGAIEAELDPVEYTLRKRLPHRLPRRPNDIYVNMKTDFKAQLARCQKLLDGGTRGQNACTEIYIHGLGLAINRAINIALQLQAGSFGSLQVAANTSTVELVDELEPETDSREPLTRIRNNSAIHIRVFRVTPK is encoded by the coding sequence ATGGCAGAAAACAGAGAACCCCGCGGTGCCATCGAGGCTGAGCTGGACCCCGTGGAGTACACCCTTCGGAAACGACTTCCCCACCGCTTGCCGCGGAGGCCCAATGATATTTATGTCAACATGAAGACTGATTTTAAGGCTCAGCTAGCTCGCTGCCAAAAGCTGCTGGACGGAGGCACTAGGGGGCAGAACGCATGCACTGAAATCTACATTCATGGCTTGGGCCTGGCCATCAACCGTGCCATCAACATCGCCCTGCAGCTGCAGGCAGGCAGCTTTGGGTCCCTACAGGTGGCTGCTAATACCTCCACGGTGGAGCTGGTGGATGAGTTGGAGCCAGAGACTGACTCTCGAGAGCCACTGACTAGGATCAGGAACAACTCAGCCATCCACATCCGAGTCTTCAGGGTCACGCCCAAGTAA
- the Epo gene encoding erythropoietin precursor, giving the protein MGVPERPTLLLLLSLLLIPLGLPVLCAPPRLICDSRVLERYILEAKEAENVTMGCAEGPRLSENITVPDTKVNFYAWKRMKVEEQAVEVWQGLSLLSEAILQAQALQANSSQPPESLQLHIDKAISGLRSLTSLLRVLGAQKELMSPPDATQAAPLRTLTADTFCKLFRVYSNFLRGKLKLYTGEACRRGDR; this is encoded by the exons ATGGGGGTGCCCG AACGTCCCACCCTGCTGCTTTTACTATCCTTGCTACTGATTCCTCTGGGCCTCCCAGTCCTCTGCGCTCCCCCACGCCTCATTTGCGACAGTCGCGTTCTGGAGAGGTACATCTTGGAGGCCAAGGAGGCAGAAAATGTCACA ATGGGCTGTGCAGAAGGTCCCAGACTGAGTGAGAATATTACCGTCCCAGATACCAAAGTCAACTTCTACGCTTGGAAAAGAATGAAG GTGGAAGAACAGGCTGTAGAAGTTTGGCAAGGCCTGTCTCTGCTCTCAGAAGCCATCCTGCAGGCCCAGGCTCTGCAGGCCAATTCCTCCCAGCCACCAGAGAGTCTTCAGCTTCATATAGACAAAGCCATCAGTGGGCTACGTAGCCTCACTTCACTGCTTCGGGTGCTGGGAGCTCag AAGGAATTGATGTCGCCTCCAGACGCCACCCAAGCCGCTCCACTCCGAACACTCACAGCGGATACTTTCTGCAAGCTCTTCCGGGTCTACTCCAACTTCCTCCGGGGGAAACTGAAGCTGTACACGGGGGAGGCCTGCAGGAGAGGGGACAGGTGA